The nucleotide sequence CGCTCCCGCTCACCTCGCTGGTGGCGATGGTCTGGATGCAGGCGGAGAAGCAGGAGAGCGAAGGAATCGCGAAGCACGCCGAGAGCACCTTCTGGTTCGTGCTGCCGACGCTGCCGATGTTCCTCATCCTGCCGTGGATGCTCCGGAAGGGCTGGAACTTCTGGGCGGCGCTCGGCGTGAATTGCCTGCTCACGGTTGGATTCTTCTGGCTGACGGTGGTCATCCTGCGCCGGTTCGGGCTGGATCTGATGGGCCCGAACTGATGTGATTTTCGTGGGATACCGATTTTGCCCTTGCCATTGTCGGGCCGATTTGGTCTCTCCCGCCTTCCGGCCGCATAGGGCCGGTGAGGAATTCACGGCCCGGCATGTCTCAAGAGAATATCGTCCCCTTCGAGCAGCCTAAGCCTCATTCCCGGTTTCCAGGAACACCCATGAAAAGCGATCTTGTCGAGAAGGCATCCGAGATTGTCAGCGAT is from Luteolibacter flavescens and encodes:
- a CDS encoding DUF3147 family protein, with the protein product MDKIPWDKVLSFGPKDAVKLFITAAVILLVTKIQLFNEKLSALLIALPLTSLVAMVWMQAEKQESEGIAKHAESTFWFVLPTLPMFLILPWMLRKGWNFWAALGVNCLLTVGFFWLTVVILRRFGLDLMGPN